AAAAGTAAACGGACTTTCTCCTTTTATGATTTCCATTGATGATTATTTTCTGGACAGAACAAAAACTCCAAGAGACAAAAACGGCGATTATGATTTTGAGTCTATAAATGCTTTAGACAAAAATCTGGTAAACCTGCATATCAAAAAACTTTTAAATGGTGAAGGAATTGAAATTCCAAAATATGATTTTGTTGAAGGAAAAAGGGAAAAAATAGGTCAGAAAATAAGACTTACCGCTGAAGATATCCTTCTTATTGAAGGGATTCATGCACTTAATAATCAAATCAGTCAAGATTTGGATAGAAGGAATAAATACAAAATTTATGTAAGTGCATTAACACAACTTAATCTTGATAATCATAATCGTATTTCAACCTCTGATACAAGAATTATTCGCAGGATAGTAAGAGATTCTCTCTTTAGAGGATATTCCGCATATCAAACAATAAAGCGATGGGATTCTATTAAGGCAGGAGAACAAAAATATGTGTTCAAATTTCAAGAAGAATCTGATGCAATGTTTAATTCTGCATTAGTCTATGAAATGGGCGTTCTTAAAAAGTATGCAATTCCAACTTTACAAAAAGTATCATCTGAATCTTACGAGTATAGTGAAGCTCAAAGGCTTATTAATTTGCTCTCTTTTTTCTTGAATATTTCTGAAAATTCTATTCCGAGAAATTCAATTATTCGTGAATTTATATCCGGAAGTGGATTTAAGTATTAAAGAATAATAGCACACAAAAAAATGCTGATAAAAGAAGCGGTAAATTATCATTTCACGCTTCACGCTCTTCGCTTATCTTAATAATTCTTCTTGCTCTTTCAGCCACTGGTTTATCTATCATTTTTCTACCAAGAGAAGCAGTCCCTTTTCCTTGTTTTTTTACAGTTTCAAGAGCTTCTATAACTTTTTTGGCATACTCAACTTCTTCTTCTGTAGGCTGGAAAACTTTATTTATTATCTCAATCTGATTTGGGTGTATGACGCCCTTTCCATCAAAGCCAAGAGATTTTGCAAATCTGGTTTCAGATTCTAATCCTTCAATATCATTAATATCAGAAAATACAGTATCGCTTGCCTGGATTTCATTTGCTTTTGCAGCCATAACAATCATTGCTCTTGCCCAAAACAATTCCTTGCCTTCTTTTGTTCTTTCTGTTCCAATATCGCGAGTAAAATCCTCAGCTCCGAAACATAGCATAACAACTTTAGGGCTTGCAGATACAATCTCATTTGCATTCAATACACCTTTTGCTGTCTCAATAATAGGTGATATCCGAATCTCTTTCTCGCCAATAATCTCTTCCAATTCTTTAACTTGAGAAGCAAGCTCAGTTTT
This Candidatus Cloacimonadota bacterium DNA region includes the following protein-coding sequences:
- a CDS encoding CoA ester lyase codes for the protein MKDKLRRTRLYMPGNNPNLLQNIAVFSADTVILDLEDAVAPSEKDAARTLVKHALQNVDFGNSEKGVRINPLDTSYGKDDAKMAVNSKAEIIFLPKTELASQVKELEEIIGEKEIRISPIIETAKGVLNANEIVSASPKVVMLCFGAEDFTRDIGTERTKEGKELFWARAMIVMAAKANEIQASDTVFSDINDIEGLESETRFAKSLGFDGKGVIHPNQIEIINKVFQPTEEEVEYAKKVIEALETVKKQGKGTASLGRKMIDKPVAERARRIIKISEEREA